A single region of the Thermoleophilum album genome encodes:
- a CDS encoding sulfatase-like hydrolase/transferase — MIFIPPAALLSLGRIVGFWLPVVSSARVDLVLIGVLGAVVTLASSRDIFANSALAAFVAASSIGMLVAIGYSRVRAVRATIGLLALSAPLTFAWFLFFSASAPVRVTNYVSGDGNATASERSIASRGARLAQRPRTVVLAVFDELPAHMLTNPQLRVDATRFPGFADFAEHSTWYRYASTVADETIYAVPAIISGRMPKQQTVAPIAAAYPDNLFDRLEKARYRLLVQEPVTLLCRNRACESEAVPGIGTLALDTAIVAGHVVLPNSIVRRYLPSIDQSYARFAEVPKSSARQQFAAWRSLADPDVAYKGRFLRALQFLERARATLRAYRGDAFIFVHIPLPHAPWEYLPDGSQYRLDPIDVPGLIGDTWISNASYPRAGRLRALYQLAAADLILTRLLGVLRETGRFDGALMAVTADHGAAYLPGANRRSITLTNFTDIASVPLLIKYPRQRRSRVSRAPARTIDVAPTLLAATGAPHDDLDGTPLQKVPQRLQVRVLASRARRFVVKAFNAFRREEDRRLRSWGRILGGGGWQRAVLATAPAALSTVVRSKTRIRRLTSCNVAVLDALWRRTSGRANRSTRTGTPPTRPSSGRRRRAETVGIVNLRFSGRCGGLQWIALAAGRRVLGAYPTYRFLESTHASLVVYGVSGPQASDGMRLMALLADGSVVELPAPDALVRGFRNEGR, encoded by the coding sequence GTGATTTTCATACCACCCGCCGCGCTACTGTCACTAGGGCGGATCGTCGGCTTCTGGCTACCCGTCGTCTCCTCGGCACGCGTCGACCTTGTTCTCATCGGCGTGCTAGGGGCCGTCGTGACCTTGGCTTCCAGTCGGGACATCTTCGCCAACAGCGCCCTTGCGGCTTTCGTCGCGGCAAGCTCGATCGGCATGCTCGTAGCCATCGGTTACAGCCGTGTGCGAGCGGTACGCGCCACGATCGGCTTGCTCGCCTTGAGTGCGCCCCTCACGTTCGCGTGGTTCCTATTCTTCTCTGCGTCTGCTCCTGTACGTGTTACCAACTACGTGTCCGGCGACGGCAACGCAACGGCGTCGGAGCGTTCGATCGCGTCGCGTGGGGCCCGTCTCGCTCAGCGTCCGCGCACGGTTGTACTGGCTGTATTTGACGAACTGCCGGCTCACATGTTGACGAATCCGCAACTAAGGGTCGACGCTACGCGGTTTCCCGGATTCGCCGATTTTGCGGAACACTCGACGTGGTATCGATATGCGTCAACTGTCGCCGACGAAACCATCTACGCGGTTCCCGCCATCATTAGCGGCCGCATGCCAAAACAACAGACAGTGGCCCCGATTGCTGCTGCCTACCCCGACAACCTCTTCGACCGTCTGGAAAAAGCGAGATATCGCCTTCTCGTTCAGGAACCGGTCACTCTGCTGTGTAGAAATCGTGCTTGCGAGAGCGAGGCTGTGCCCGGGATCGGAACGCTCGCGCTAGATACGGCGATTGTGGCGGGACATGTCGTTCTGCCAAACAGCATTGTAAGGCGATACTTGCCGTCCATCGATCAGAGCTACGCGCGATTTGCCGAGGTACCTAAATCTAGTGCTCGCCAGCAGTTCGCAGCGTGGCGCAGCCTTGCGGACCCAGACGTGGCCTATAAGGGGAGGTTTTTGCGGGCACTACAGTTTCTTGAAAGGGCTCGTGCCACCCTGCGTGCGTATCGAGGTGACGCGTTCATCTTCGTGCACATTCCTCTTCCACATGCGCCGTGGGAGTATTTGCCAGATGGATCGCAATACCGTTTGGATCCTATTGATGTTCCGGGACTAATAGGTGACACATGGATATCAAACGCATCTTATCCACGCGCAGGGCGTTTGCGCGCACTGTACCAGCTCGCGGCTGCTGACCTTATCCTGACACGCCTGTTGGGCGTGCTTCGCGAGACTGGGCGCTTTGATGGTGCTCTAATGGCTGTGACTGCCGACCACGGCGCAGCTTATCTACCGGGTGCAAACAGAAGAAGTATAACACTTACAAACTTCACCGACATAGCGAGTGTGCCGCTGCTCATAAAGTATCCTCGGCAGCGTAGGTCGCGTGTATCAAGAGCACCAGCTCGCACTATCGATGTGGCGCCGACGCTCTTAGCAGCCACTGGTGCTCCCCACGACGATCTTGATGGAACGCCGCTGCAGAAGGTGCCACAACGGTTGCAGGTGAGGGTTCTCGCGAGCAGAGCACGGCGTTTCGTGGTGAAGGCGTTCAACGCGTTCCGTCGTGAGGAAGACCGCCGTCTGAGGTCATGGGGCAGGATATTGGGCGGCGGAGGTTGGCAAAGAGCAGTGCTCGCCACAGCTCCTGCGGCGCTGTCGACTGTTGTGCGCTCCAAGACGAGGATTAGGAGGTTGACGTCGTGCAACGTTGCGGTTCTTGACGCCTTATGGCGGAGGACTTCTGGGCGGGCAAATAGGAGCACGAGAACTGGAACGCCGCCGACGCGCCCTAGCTCCGGCCGGCGGCGGCGCGCGGAAACGGTTGGGATCGTCAATCTTCGCTTCAGCGGGCGGTGTGGCGGTCTGCAATGGATCGCGTTGGCGGCGGGCCGGAGGGTGCTCGGCGCTTATCCGACCTACCGGTTCTTGGAGAGTACCCACGCGTCACTAGTCGTGTACGGGGTGTCCGGCCCACAGGCGAGTGACGGGATGCGATTGATGGCGCTGCTGGCCGACGGCAGCGTGGTCGAGCTTCCCGCTCCCGACGCGCTAGTACGCGGCTTTCGCAACGAGGGCCGGTGA
- a CDS encoding lipopolysaccharide biosynthesis protein, with translation MDRPARHGKSAVRTLGFTVKRAATGALPLALATAAQNVLGLLFTLVFARWLGAGGYASLAVLVSAFLVLSVPGTALQVATARRLGQAASLASRRDSDNQRASTPAHAAAGAWPWLRALALITAVSLVLGLAAREPLARLLAVDTAWGAGLLPATAASWALLGVARGAWQALGHYRLVAASIVGDASLRIVAAAALVACGLDVAGAFAGSGVSFVLVALVLLALLYRSAPPRAVLAGHPPLSRLVRESAVPTAVLALLLALQELHVIFAKHLNSERVAGGYAAVAVAAKALMWVAVGLSMYVVPESVRRIGQARDPRTPAFHAGVLLTACAVAVVALFILAGNELVRAAFGPELTGAVSALFPLGVAMALLAATYVLAQYHVALGRCLPIPVLCAALVIEIAAALRFGHDPNLLAWSLVAVFFATTVMFTASGLACPSVVSDPEGEACPRTRRLTGSTYERTTDSATHDPADR, from the coding sequence GTGGATCGCCCCGCGCGTCACGGCAAGAGCGCCGTTCGAACCCTCGGATTTACCGTCAAACGTGCCGCCACGGGGGCGCTTCCGCTGGCGCTCGCAACGGCAGCGCAGAACGTGCTCGGTCTCCTCTTCACACTCGTGTTTGCACGCTGGCTGGGCGCCGGCGGATACGCCTCGCTAGCAGTTCTGGTCTCAGCATTCCTAGTCCTCTCGGTGCCGGGAACGGCACTCCAGGTCGCAACCGCCCGCCGCCTCGGGCAAGCGGCGTCGCTCGCTTCTCGCCGCGACAGCGACAACCAGCGAGCGAGCACCCCGGCCCACGCCGCCGCCGGCGCTTGGCCCTGGCTGCGAGCGCTCGCCCTGATCACTGCTGTGTCTCTCGTTCTGGGCCTTGCCGCGCGTGAACCGTTGGCGCGCCTGCTCGCTGTCGACACCGCCTGGGGCGCTGGATTGTTGCCCGCAACTGCAGCGTCTTGGGCGCTTCTCGGTGTAGCCCGCGGGGCGTGGCAGGCACTAGGCCATTACCGACTCGTCGCAGCGAGCATCGTCGGCGATGCATCCCTACGGATCGTCGCTGCGGCGGCACTCGTGGCTTGCGGCCTGGACGTTGCCGGCGCATTCGCTGGCAGCGGGGTTAGCTTCGTTCTTGTTGCCCTGGTCCTCTTGGCGCTCCTCTACAGAAGCGCACCGCCCCGCGCGGTGCTGGCGGGGCATCCGCCCTTGTCACGTCTCGTGCGCGAATCAGCCGTTCCGACAGCTGTGCTCGCACTCCTCCTGGCGCTGCAAGAGCTCCACGTGATATTTGCCAAACACCTCAACTCGGAGCGCGTCGCCGGCGGGTACGCGGCCGTTGCTGTTGCCGCGAAGGCCCTCATGTGGGTGGCGGTCGGACTCTCGATGTACGTCGTTCCCGAGTCCGTTCGACGGATAGGCCAAGCGCGCGATCCCCGCACACCAGCATTTCACGCTGGGGTGCTGCTAACAGCATGCGCTGTCGCTGTGGTCGCGCTGTTCATCCTGGCCGGAAATGAGCTGGTCCGAGCAGCGTTCGGTCCCGAGCTCACCGGTGCGGTGTCCGCGCTCTTCCCGCTCGGCGTGGCGATGGCGCTGCTGGCAGCCACTTACGTGCTCGCCCAATATCACGTGGCTCTTGGCCGGTGCCTACCTATTCCCGTTCTCTGTGCTGCCCTTGTGATCGAGATCGCAGCGGCGCTACGGTTCGGACACGATCCGAACCTGTTGGCATGGTCACTCGTAGCCGTTTTCTTTGCCACAACCGTGATGTTTACGGCAAGCGGGCTGGCCTGCCCCTCGGTCGTTAGCGATCCGGAAGGTGAAGCATGTCCACGCACACGCCGCCTGACCGGTTCGACGTACGAGCGGACCACCGACTCCGCGACCCACGACCCTGCCGATCGCTAA
- a CDS encoding LCP family protein has protein sequence MESIATETRLLITTPPTRPRLWPRLLAGAAAIVFASGSATAVVAFREVDRVVGALQEHPRLRLGAQLARTDPGQPQTIMILGSDRRPANSGEGGGGARSDTIMLVRLDPSKKAIALMSLPRDLKVRIPGHGIAKINAAYEYGGPKLTLETVKQLTGLPINHVINIDFRGFWAAVNAVGCVYAEVDRRYYNASAAYSYINLQPGYQRMCGREALQFVRFRHEDNDLVRSARQQEFLRQAKQQIAVSKLIEDRDRLVRIFARYTTSDIDSRAEVLRLLKLALFSVGQPIREVHFEGKIGPSFVEATDAQVQKLVQEFLGVEETPGPRGTLRPRGARRAPNDLGLERADVPGKEQAIMAVRTGAGGKRLPVFFPTVRTRGAMYAGPPRVYRLRDPDGRLHLAYRMVIKRGLVGEYYGLQGLTWKNPPILAGPHKVKRYRGREFRVYYDGDRVRLVAWRTRSAVYWISNTLLLTLSERQMMAIARSTRLL, from the coding sequence GTGGAGAGCATCGCAACCGAAACGCGCTTGTTGATCACGACACCTCCAACAAGACCCCGCCTCTGGCCCCGCCTCTTGGCCGGCGCGGCGGCGATCGTCTTCGCGTCGGGGTCGGCTACAGCGGTAGTCGCTTTTCGCGAGGTCGATCGTGTGGTCGGTGCGCTCCAGGAGCATCCGCGTTTGCGACTCGGCGCGCAGCTTGCCCGTACCGACCCGGGGCAGCCCCAGACGATCATGATCCTCGGCTCCGACCGGCGGCCGGCGAACTCCGGCGAGGGCGGGGGCGGGGCGCGCTCGGACACGATCATGCTCGTTCGCCTCGACCCGTCGAAGAAGGCGATCGCGCTGATGTCGCTGCCGCGCGACCTCAAGGTCCGCATTCCCGGGCACGGCATCGCCAAGATCAACGCCGCCTACGAGTACGGCGGGCCGAAGCTGACGCTCGAGACCGTCAAGCAGCTCACCGGACTACCCATCAACCACGTCATCAACATCGACTTCCGTGGTTTCTGGGCGGCGGTCAATGCCGTTGGCTGCGTCTACGCGGAGGTCGACCGTCGCTACTACAACGCCTCCGCCGCCTACTCGTACATCAACCTCCAGCCCGGCTACCAGCGCATGTGCGGGCGCGAGGCGCTCCAGTTCGTGCGCTTCCGCCACGAGGACAACGACCTCGTCCGTTCCGCGCGCCAGCAGGAGTTCCTCCGTCAGGCCAAACAACAGATCGCGGTCTCAAAGCTGATCGAGGACCGCGACCGGCTGGTACGCATCTTCGCCCGCTACACCACCTCGGACATTGACTCTCGGGCCGAGGTTTTGCGACTGCTCAAGCTCGCGCTGTTCAGCGTCGGTCAGCCGATCCGCGAGGTGCACTTCGAAGGCAAGATCGGCCCGAGCTTCGTTGAGGCCACGGACGCCCAGGTGCAAAAGCTCGTGCAGGAGTTTTTGGGCGTGGAAGAGACCCCCGGCCCGCGCGGCACGCTGCGCCCGCGCGGTGCGCGGCGCGCGCCGAACGATCTCGGCCTCGAGCGCGCCGACGTTCCCGGCAAAGAGCAGGCGATCATGGCGGTGCGGACGGGCGCCGGCGGCAAGCGGCTCCCCGTTTTCTTCCCGACGGTGCGCACACGCGGAGCGATGTACGCCGGGCCGCCGCGCGTCTACCGCCTGCGCGACCCGGACGGACGGTTGCACCTCGCTTACAGGATGGTGATCAAGCGCGGCCTCGTCGGCGAGTACTACGGCCTCCAGGGTCTCACCTGGAAGAACCCGCCGATCCTCGCCGGTCCCCACAAAGTCAAGCGCTACCGCGGCCGGGAGTTTCGCGTCTACTACGACGGCGACCGTGTCCGGCTAGTCGCTTGGCGCACCCGCAGCGCCGTCTACTGGATCTCCAACACCCTCCTGCTCACGTTGAGCGAGCGGCAGATGATGGCCATCGCCCGCTCGACACGGCTGCTCTGA
- a CDS encoding UDP-glucose dehydrogenase family protein: MPEAKEPIGVVGVGWVGLVTAACFAELGHDVWARDIDHEKVARLTRGEVPIHEPGLPELVARNRERLHFTTEMAPVLEHARLLFCCVDTPPTYSGDADLSRVEAVVSELADPDDHALVMKSTVPVGTGASIKRRLPGLHYVSNPEFLKEGSAIEDFLHPDRVVIGADSDSEAFADRVEALYAPLGAPVVRTDVASAEMIKLASNAFLATKISFINEIANVCEEVGADVAEVARGMGLDERIGPHFLRAGAGYGGSCFPKDVQALKQLAGNSGYHFQLLTAVIDVNELQKRRLVGKLQKHLGSLVGKEVALLGIAFKPNTDDVREATSLVLAGRLQSEGATVRAYDPVARERARPLLANAKLCDSALEALEGADAAVLVTEWQEFRELDWEGTVKRVMRRPIIVDGRNFLDRDALRAAGFVYEGVGR, from the coding sequence ATGCCCGAAGCGAAGGAACCGATAGGCGTAGTCGGCGTCGGCTGGGTCGGGCTCGTCACGGCGGCCTGCTTCGCCGAGCTCGGTCACGACGTGTGGGCGCGCGACATCGATCACGAGAAGGTCGCGCGCCTGACGCGCGGCGAAGTTCCGATCCACGAGCCGGGCTTGCCCGAGCTCGTCGCCCGCAACCGCGAGCGCCTGCACTTCACTACCGAGATGGCGCCGGTGCTCGAGCACGCTCGGCTGCTCTTCTGCTGCGTCGACACCCCGCCCACCTACTCCGGCGACGCCGACCTGTCGCGTGTCGAGGCGGTGGTGAGCGAGCTCGCCGACCCCGACGACCACGCCCTTGTAATGAAAAGCACCGTTCCGGTCGGCACCGGCGCCTCGATCAAGCGTCGCCTGCCCGGCCTGCACTATGTCTCGAACCCCGAGTTCCTGAAAGAGGGCTCGGCGATCGAGGATTTCCTCCATCCCGATCGCGTCGTGATCGGCGCCGACAGCGACTCCGAGGCGTTCGCCGACCGCGTCGAAGCCCTATACGCGCCGCTCGGAGCGCCGGTCGTGCGTACCGACGTCGCCAGCGCCGAGATGATCAAGCTCGCCTCGAACGCCTTCCTCGCCACCAAGATCTCGTTCATCAACGAGATCGCGAACGTCTGCGAGGAAGTCGGCGCCGACGTCGCCGAGGTGGCGCGCGGCATGGGCCTCGACGAGCGCATCGGCCCGCACTTTTTGCGCGCCGGCGCTGGCTACGGCGGCAGCTGCTTCCCAAAAGACGTGCAGGCGCTCAAACAGCTGGCGGGCAACAGCGGCTACCACTTCCAGCTCTTGACGGCGGTCATCGACGTCAACGAGCTGCAGAAGCGCAGGCTCGTCGGCAAGCTCCAAAAGCACCTGGGATCGCTGGTCGGTAAAGAGGTCGCCCTGCTCGGCATCGCCTTCAAGCCCAACACCGACGACGTGCGCGAGGCGACGAGCCTGGTGCTGGCCGGCCGCCTGCAAAGCGAAGGCGCCACCGTGCGCGCCTACGACCCCGTCGCGCGCGAGCGGGCGCGGCCGCTACTCGCCAACGCGAAACTGTGTGACTCGGCGCTCGAGGCGCTCGAGGGCGCCGACGCCGCCGTGCTCGTCACCGAGTGGCAGGAGTTTCGCGAGCTCGACTGGGAAGGTACGGTGAAGCGCGTGATGCGCCGACCGATCATCGTCGATGGACGCAACTTCCTCGATCGCGACGCGCTGCGCGCCGCGGGCTTCGTTTACGAGGGGGTAGGCCGCTGA
- a CDS encoding NDP-sugar synthase produces the protein MRQAVVLAGGEGTRLRPLTRTVPKPVVPLAGRPHLAWMLDWLEHHGVREALLLCGFLAERVREHVGDRHGNIQLSYVVEPEPLDTAGPLRLALDQGLLAERFFVLNGDILTDLDLAALERRHRERSAKATIALVEVADARSYGSVPIDERGAVEAFLEKMDDPPTNLVNGGVYLLERTTVASAIAAGRPVSFEREVFPGLVGKGLYGVAADCYWIDIGTLDRYLEATRDLLARRPRPPLAVAPGNDPLIAAGARVEGSVSAGSVIGAGCVVATGARVERAVLFDGVRVEAGAAVVDSVTAEGAAIGEGAEVGPGAIVGAGARVEAGARVGAGARVEPGAVVAASPDGSAPAARAATGTAGQ, from the coding sequence ATCCGGCAGGCGGTCGTTCTCGCCGGTGGCGAGGGCACCCGCCTGCGGCCGCTGACGCGAACGGTTCCCAAACCGGTCGTGCCGCTCGCGGGCCGTCCCCACCTCGCGTGGATGCTCGACTGGCTCGAGCACCACGGCGTTCGCGAGGCTCTGCTGCTCTGCGGCTTCCTCGCCGAACGGGTGCGAGAGCACGTCGGCGACCGCCACGGCAACATCCAGCTGTCCTACGTCGTCGAGCCGGAACCGCTCGACACCGCCGGCCCGCTGCGGCTAGCGCTCGACCAGGGTCTTCTCGCCGAGCGCTTCTTCGTACTCAACGGCGACATCCTCACGGACCTCGACCTCGCGGCGCTCGAGCGTCGCCACCGCGAGCGCTCGGCGAAAGCGACGATCGCGCTCGTCGAGGTCGCGGACGCGCGTAGCTACGGCAGCGTTCCGATCGACGAGCGCGGTGCCGTCGAGGCCTTCCTGGAAAAGATGGACGATCCGCCGACGAACCTCGTCAACGGCGGCGTCTACCTGCTCGAGCGAACGACCGTGGCGAGCGCGATCGCCGCTGGCCGGCCCGTCTCGTTCGAGCGCGAGGTCTTTCCCGGCCTAGTCGGCAAAGGGTTGTACGGGGTGGCCGCGGACTGCTATTGGATCGATATCGGAACGCTCGACCGCTATCTGGAAGCCACACGCGACCTCCTCGCCCGCCGACCGCGACCCCCGCTCGCGGTGGCGCCCGGCAACGACCCGCTAATCGCTGCAGGGGCGCGCGTCGAGGGCAGCGTTAGCGCCGGCAGCGTGATCGGTGCGGGTTGTGTTGTCGCTACAGGCGCCCGCGTCGAGCGCGCGGTGCTCTTCGACGGGGTGCGCGTCGAAGCGGGGGCGGCGGTAGTCGACTCGGTTACCGCCGAAGGCGCGGCGATCGGCGAGGGTGCGGAGGTCGGGCCTGGGGCGATCGTCGGCGCTGGCGCGCGCGTCGAAGCCGGCGCGCGAGTGGGAGCCGGCGCGCGGGTGGAACCGGGCGCGGTCGTCGCTGCAAGCCCGGACGGATCGGCGCCCGCAGCGCGCGCCGCGACGGGGACGGCGGGGCAGTGA
- a CDS encoding bifunctional phosphoglucose/phosphomannose isomerase, whose translation MTRAASQLVVGLDGARVRAVDSSRLIDDVVLLGHQLEDALWRAEAAGLPQRRAPALVVCGMGGSAIGADLARAIAGERLGGPLVTVRGDDPRPWLATGALVLCSSYSGATAETLACFDAARRAGADLVVATTGGPLAERARASGVPVIGIPQGLEPRCAVAYVTVAALAAAQSAGLVPDLADELAAAARTTTALAAQWGSDSPQNTGPKRLAGDLAGRVPVFHGIGLTAAAARRFKTQWNENAKLPAFWSELPEQNHNEICAWLGEAQTAGLAPVLLASELLAPPSRVRLQATAEALERAGFNPLLVEGGGATRAEQVLSLVLFGDLASVYAAVLAGRDPRPVAAITALKERLAAADSESS comes from the coding sequence GTGACGAGAGCGGCCTCGCAGCTCGTAGTGGGGCTTGACGGCGCGCGCGTCCGCGCTGTCGACAGCTCGCGTCTCATCGACGACGTGGTGCTCCTCGGTCACCAGCTCGAAGATGCGCTCTGGCGTGCCGAAGCGGCCGGCCTGCCGCAGCGGCGCGCTCCCGCGCTCGTCGTCTGCGGGATGGGCGGGTCGGCGATCGGTGCCGACCTCGCGCGCGCGATCGCCGGCGAGCGGCTCGGTGGGCCGCTCGTCACGGTGCGCGGCGACGATCCGCGGCCGTGGCTCGCCACAGGTGCGCTCGTGCTCTGCTCGAGCTACTCGGGCGCCACCGCCGAGACATTGGCGTGCTTCGACGCCGCCCGGCGTGCCGGCGCAGATCTCGTCGTGGCCACGACTGGCGGCCCCCTGGCCGAGCGGGCGCGTGCCAGTGGCGTGCCGGTGATCGGGATTCCCCAAGGTCTCGAACCGCGCTGCGCGGTCGCCTACGTGACCGTCGCCGCGCTCGCTGCGGCACAAAGCGCTGGTCTCGTGCCCGATCTCGCCGACGAGCTCGCCGCCGCCGCGCGCACGACCACAGCACTGGCTGCGCAGTGGGGAAGCGACTCCCCCCAAAACACCGGACCCAAGCGGCTCGCCGGCGACCTCGCCGGGCGCGTTCCGGTCTTCCACGGCATCGGTCTTACCGCTGCGGCGGCGCGGCGCTTCAAGACGCAGTGGAACGAGAACGCCAAGCTGCCGGCGTTCTGGAGCGAGCTTCCCGAGCAGAACCACAACGAGATCTGTGCCTGGCTTGGGGAGGCGCAGACGGCCGGTCTCGCGCCCGTGCTCCTGGCGAGCGAACTTCTTGCCCCGCCGTCGCGTGTGCGCCTGCAAGCCACCGCCGAGGCGCTCGAACGGGCGGGTTTCAACCCGCTGCTGGTTGAAGGGGGCGGGGCGACGCGCGCCGAGCAGGTCCTCTCGCTCGTGCTGTTCGGGGATCTCGCGAGCGTGTACGCGGCTGTGCTGGCTGGGCGCGACCCGCGTCCCGTCGCAGCGATCACCGCTCTCAAGGAGCGGTTGGCGGCAGCGGACTCGGAGAGCAGCTAG
- the ahcY gene encoding adenosylhomocysteinase gives MSTSTAVLTDRDFKVADLSLYELGRHEIRLAEHEMPGLMAVRREYADRKPLAGARITGSLHMTVQTAVLIETLVALGAEVRWASCNIFSTQDHAAAAVVVGPDGTPDEPRGVPVFAWKGETLDEYWWCIDQTFRWPDGKGPNMLLDDGGDATLMVHKGVEFERAGAVPDPEGADSEDFAALLRILRASLAEDSSRWQRIAAEIKGVTEETTTGVHRLYQLAEAGELLFPAINVNDSVTKSKFDNIYGCRHSLIDGLNRATDVLIGGKTAVVCGYGDVGKGCAQSLRGQGARVIVTEIDPICALQAAMDGYQVTTLEDVVEHADIFITATGCRDVIRVEHMQRMKDKAIVGNIGHFDHEIDMAGLAAVPGIKRINIKPQVDEWVFPDGHSIIVLSEGRLLNLGNATGHPSFVMSNSFTNQVIAQVELYSNTDRYERKVYRLPKQLDEKVARLHLDALGVKLTKLTPEQAAYLGVPVEGPYKPEHYRY, from the coding sequence ATGAGCACCAGCACTGCCGTACTGACCGACCGTGACTTCAAGGTCGCCGACCTGTCGCTGTACGAACTCGGCCGCCACGAGATTCGGCTCGCCGAGCACGAGATGCCGGGTCTGATGGCGGTGCGCCGCGAGTACGCCGACCGCAAGCCGCTGGCCGGCGCGCGCATCACCGGGTCTCTGCACATGACCGTGCAGACGGCGGTGCTGATCGAGACGCTGGTCGCCCTCGGCGCTGAGGTGCGGTGGGCGTCGTGCAACATCTTCTCCACCCAGGACCACGCGGCGGCGGCGGTGGTCGTCGGTCCCGACGGCACCCCCGACGAGCCGCGCGGTGTCCCGGTGTTCGCCTGGAAGGGCGAGACGCTCGACGAGTACTGGTGGTGCATCGACCAGACGTTCCGCTGGCCCGACGGCAAGGGGCCGAACATGCTGCTCGACGACGGTGGCGACGCCACGCTGATGGTCCACAAGGGCGTCGAGTTCGAGCGCGCAGGGGCCGTGCCCGATCCCGAGGGCGCCGACTCCGAGGACTTCGCTGCGTTGCTGCGCATCCTGCGCGCCTCGCTCGCCGAGGACTCGAGCCGCTGGCAGCGCATCGCGGCCGAGATCAAGGGCGTCACCGAAGAGACCACCACCGGTGTCCACCGCCTGTACCAGCTCGCCGAGGCCGGTGAGCTTCTCTTCCCGGCGATCAACGTCAACGACTCGGTGACGAAGTCGAAGTTCGACAACATCTACGGCTGCCGGCACTCGCTGATCGACGGACTGAACCGGGCGACCGACGTCCTGATCGGCGGTAAGACCGCTGTCGTCTGCGGCTACGGCGACGTCGGCAAGGGGTGCGCCCAGTCGCTGCGCGGCCAGGGCGCACGCGTCATCGTCACCGAGATCGACCCGATCTGCGCGCTGCAGGCGGCGATGGACGGCTACCAGGTGACGACGCTCGAAGACGTCGTCGAGCACGCCGACATCTTCATCACCGCCACCGGCTGCCGCGACGTCATCCGTGTCGAGCACATGCAGCGGATGAAAGACAAGGCGATCGTCGGCAACATCGGCCACTTCGATCACGAGATCGACATGGCCGGGCTCGCCGCCGTTCCCGGCATCAAGCGCATCAACATCAAGCCGCAGGTCGACGAATGGGTCTTCCCCGACGGCCACTCGATCATCGTCCTTTCCGAAGGGCGGCTGCTCAACCTCGGCAACGCCACCGGGCATCCGAGCTTCGTGATGTCGAACTCCTTCACCAACCAGGTGATCGCGCAGGTCGAGCTGTACAGCAACACCGACCGCTACGAGCGCAAGGTCTACCGTCTCCCGAAGCAGCTCGACGAGAAGGTGGCGCGCCTGCATCTCGACGCGCTCGGTGTGAAGCTCACCAAGCTGACGCCCGAGCAGGCCGCGTACCTCGGTGTCCCGGTCGAGGGGCCGTACAAGCCCGAGCACTACCGCTACTGA
- a CDS encoding NDP-sugar synthase encodes MKAMVLAAGLGTRLKPLTFFAPKPMVPVLDRPVMAHIVRLLEAQGFTELVANLHWHADAIRSYFGDRLEWSYEPELLGTAGGVRKVRDFFGDDPVVVISGDALTDLDLRALVQRHRETGGIATLTVKRVPDPSQYGVVVCDRDGRITGFQEKPDPAEALTDLASCGIYCFSPEIFDYFPEREFVDWAQDVFPVLLDNDVPFYVHEIDAYWNDIGSLAELRQGTWDALAGRAQVERRGREIAPGVIACDGQLALDGVEVVSGPVWIGSGCEIGEGVRLIGPVVLGDGTSVGAGAALRSTIALPGSRIAPSSILIDAIVAGDDFVDKLPPLSALAGSATQAA; translated from the coding sequence ATGAAAGCGATGGTTCTTGCCGCCGGTCTCGGCACGCGGCTGAAGCCGCTCACGTTCTTCGCGCCGAAACCGATGGTGCCGGTCCTCGACCGACCGGTGATGGCGCACATCGTGCGTCTGTTGGAGGCGCAGGGGTTCACCGAGCTAGTCGCCAACTTGCACTGGCACGCCGACGCCATCCGCTCCTACTTCGGCGACCGGCTCGAGTGGAGCTACGAGCCCGAGCTGCTCGGCACCGCTGGAGGGGTGCGCAAGGTGCGCGACTTCTTCGGCGACGATCCCGTAGTGGTGATCTCGGGCGACGCCCTCACCGACCTCGACCTGCGCGCGCTCGTCCAGCGCCACCGCGAAACCGGGGGTATCGCCACGCTCACCGTTAAGCGGGTACCCGATCCCAGCCAGTACGGCGTCGTCGTCTGCGACCGCGACGGTCGGATAACTGGCTTTCAGGAGAAACCCGACCCCGCCGAGGCTCTCACCGACCTCGCGAGCTGCGGGATCTACTGCTTCAGCCCCGAGATCTTCGACTACTTCCCCGAGCGGGAGTTCGTCGATTGGGCGCAGGACGTGTTCCCGGTGCTGCTCGACAACGACGTGCCGTTCTACGTGCACGAGATCGACGCCTACTGGAACGACATCGGGTCGCTGGCCGAGCTGCGCCAGGGTACCTGGGACGCGCTCGCCGGCCGGGCGCAGGTCGAGCGGCGCGGTCGCGAGATCGCCCCCGGCGTGATCGCCTGCGATGGGCAGCTGGCGCTCGACGGGGTCGAAGTCGTCTCTGGCCCGGTATGGATCGGTTCGGGGTGCGAGATCGGCGAGGGCGTGCGTCTGATCGGTCCGGTGGTGCTCGGCGACGGGACGAGCGTCGGCGCTGGTGCTGCTCTGCGCTCGACGATCGCCCTGCCGGGGTCGCGCATCGCGCCGTCGTCGATCCTGATTGACGCGATCGTTGCCGGCGACGATTTCGTCGACAAGCTGCCACCGCTGAGCGCGCTCGCGGGCAGCGCCACGCAAGCCGCCTGA